CAAGGAAAAAGATATTCTGGAAACCGTCAGCATTCAGGAAGATGTGAACCGTCGTGACAATGGGAGCATCGCCTTTGAAGTCACCCTGGCATTGAAAGGCTGGGATATGATGGATGTGCTGTTTGATCGTGGTAGATCCAATAATCAGAAAATGGTATTTGTGATACGTTCCCAGAAAAGAGTCACAGAACAAGCGCCCGCAGAGTCAGCCTCTGTGCCAGCTCCAAAGGAGCCGTCGGGACCGCCACCTGTACCCACGGTGACAGCCACCTCCAGCAGGACCCTGGAAAAGCAGGAATTTAAAAAACCTGAAAAAGAAGCCATCCCTGTTACAGCGGATGTGCCTAAGCCCATGACGCCGGCATCGTCCACCGGCAAAGAGATGCGTCCCATGAATCCCACAGGGGAACCGGACAAAATCCTGCTCCATCCTGTTTCTGCGATGATGGTGTATCAGCGTCCATCCCGGTTGCAGGTTTCCATTCTGAACGCGTCACATCAAGTCAATGCGGCACAGCGGTTGGCGGTATTTATGGAACGTCATCAACGTCGGATGCTGGAAGATAAAATCGGGATGAAACTCGAAGTCACCAATATTTCATCGGTGCGAGAAAAATTTATTCTGCCCAAAACAAAAATTTATTACAGGCCCAATTATCTGGATTCCGCATTGAAGATGTCTGAAGTGATTCCGGGAGAACAGATTATTGAGAGTATGCCTCTGGATCGCAGAGGAAAACTGGGAATTGACGTGGAAATATATGTTGGCGAAAATTTTGAATAAACCGATGAAATACCTGCTCATCTGTCTGTATTTGTTGACAACGGCAAGCTGGGTCTATGCGTTCCCCCAGTTCACCGGTCGCGAGAATGCCATTGAACTGGCCAAAGTGATTGATAAAGCACAGTTCATGGCACACCGTGTGGCTTCCGTTTTTGTCAAAAACCGGACATCCGAAGAATTCTACCTTCAGGTCATTCTTGACGACGGCTCCAGCCAGGACTGGTATATGGACCGTATTTATGAATGGGTTCTGACAGACCAGTTGCTTCCGATCAATAACCAGGTCATTGTGTTTCCCTCGGATGAAAGCACTGAGTTCTTTGTATTGGATAAGAATCAGTTTTATCGTCTGGTACTGACCTCAGAAGCCTTTGTAAAAACTTATGAGGAACATGATCTGTTGTCCGGGAAAAATCTGAAGTATGAGATCCGGCGTTTTCGACTGATTTTACCTGAAGAAGAAGCCCGTTATAAAACCGATGCACGAGGCAACCGCTATCGTTATGTGCTGGAACTTAAAAATGGTTCAAGGGAAGTCTTCACGTATCTGGATGCTTATAAATTAATGACTCAGGGGGCCTTTATCCAGGAACCACTGAAAGATGACATCATTTTGAGCCGGGCATTTCAGGTTCAGGGGATTGATGTCAAGCCCAAGCAACTGGAAGATGAACTGCGTAATATCTGGCGGTTTGGTGTCGAAGTCATGTTCAATCAGCCCATTCCGCTATCACCGGAACTGTTTCCCTTTCAGGTCATTGAAGAGAATTTCCGGGATCCTCAGACAGGTGATCGTCTGAACCGGTTTTACATCCAGGTCATGTTCCCCAACGCTGAAAAAATTAAAGATATTCCCATCATCAGGACACTGGAATATTTACAGCATGTCAGCATTGTGACCGATGTTGAGAATCAGAAACGGATATTTTTGAGAGCACAGATCAATCCGGATGTGTTTGAACTGCCGCCATATATTGAAGTGACCAGCAAAAACGCTGTGATTGTTCATTTCTTCATTGTGACCGATCAGAGCGTAGCCCAACGCTCAGAATTTGTAGAACCCGGCAAAGCGGAAATCACCATGCATCCTGCAATGGTTCC
This genomic interval from SAR324 cluster bacterium contains the following:
- a CDS encoding LytR C-terminal domain-containing protein is translated as MRHLISFSCLMFMFLASSPTGWAQKPVSAGHMLDEIQLQTAMPESLLILQGTFTPEQFSNVEVISKKNTPSVDIKIPNSFINNLKLPKLIKYKEKDILETVSIQEDVNRRDNGSIAFEVTLALKGWDMMDVLFDRGRSNNQKMVFVIRSQKRVTEQAPAESASVPAPKEPSGPPPVPTVTATSSRTLEKQEFKKPEKEAIPVTADVPKPMTPASSTGKEMRPMNPTGEPDKILLHPVSAMMVYQRPSRLQVSILNASHQVNAAQRLAVFMERHQRRMLEDKIGMKLEVTNISSVREKFILPKTKIYYRPNYLDSALKMSEVIPGEQIIESMPLDRRGKLGIDVEIYVGENFE